The Psilocybe cubensis strain MGC-MH-2018 chromosome 7, whole genome shotgun sequence genome has a window encoding:
- a CDS encoding putative transcriptional regulatory protein C1F7.11c: MPPSPTYERRMDNSPSADGTVKKRRKGATRLSCAECRRLKLRCDRAIPCSSCVKRGCGAICPDGSLTTGQGNRFVLASTQELHEKISELATRVRELEDALRASHSHLSTEPHPLLSEELLKIKAPLQRDINSIKPSAAVTVKEEEQNPDVVDAFGSLSIALSGKTKYFGQTANSVNELPEEEEEDDHLISLQNILPPEILNRASSFPISHYSVTGNVGLQTLYWYLPPAEVAQELRAIYYTYAAWMYHPVNVETFDTEIYPAFYNQTIGPIPDEPLLAHKLSILFMILAIGSLMNQALPAYNLEAEKYHQLARAALFHHSFFDIPTINAVQALYLMTHYLFIDERHGTSSGARWATMGLAVKVAQSIGLHRDSGKWKVDPVETARRRELFWELFTYDSWQSFTFSRPPSFFPPHLDCKMPHLENPSDEQSFNAWKHRFASECMTLLHDQAFGAKMPTYATVLQLDRKLRAFPVPPILQVAGFGNSEPRQGGYPDSVMLTLQRHIVLAIREMNLLYLHRSFFARAISDHPKDPLGSPYGTSVIAAYRSAGSLVAMMRNLHTQLKEPSERMWFLWTHMFSCSIILGSIVTRCPSMSLAPSALVQLDSACELFSKAARGFRANKVLSIMLHLQEKAHFSLDEFRRGKGSPLTRYNPSSGPITPDADDDELSVLGGKTRLVSKKEPSSPILMERSPVSQNPIVPLPLSPGLHNNLPESVREYLDSFKVQGGQSQQQQSVFNNHSSNHNSFNSNQYSDASEISPVSMYGMSAMPTSFQSEPSSFLPQQSMQNMMQAGQGSSTAMDTSNSQNESNFPQYFPVYDYGLASSSSGFQRGSGSGSMFTQDQPLVLDTSPGPAHRKASGSPEGHSNMQTTWLDFVNTMAMQ; encoded by the exons ATGCCTCCCTCCCCGACATACGAGAGGCGAATGGACAACTCCCCCAGCGCCGATGGCACCGTAAAGAAACGCAGAAAAGGCGCCACTCGTCTTAGCTGTGCTGAATGCCGAAG GCTCAAGCTGCGGTGCGATCGAGCGATTCCATGCAGCTCCTGCGTCAAGAGAGGCTGCGGTGCTATCTGTCCTGAT GGGTCACTTACCACCGGTCAAGGAAATCG ATTTGTTTTAGCATCTACTCAAGAATTACACGAAAAAATCTCAGAACTCGCGACCAGGGTTAGAGAACTAGAAGATGCACTCCGCGCTTCCCACAGCCACCTTTCCACTGAACCCCATCCTCTGCTCTCAGAAGAACTTTTAAAAATCAAAGCTCCATTGCAGAGAGATATCAACTCTATTAAGCCGTCAGCGGCGGTCACTGTtaaggaagaagaacagaATCCAGATGTTGTAGATGCCTTTGGTTCGCTGTCGATCGCCCTCTCGGGAAAAACCAAGTACTTTGGTCAAACAGCGAATTCTGTG AACGAATTAcccgaggaggaggaggaagatgaccATCTAATCAGCCTGCAGAACATCTTACCTCCTGAAATCCTTAATCGAGCGTCTTCATTCCCTATCTCCCACTACTCAGTGACTGGAAATGTGGGATTACAAACTCTCTACTGGTATCTCCCACCTGCCGAAGTTGCTCAAGAGCTGCGTGCAATATATTATACGTACGCCGCGTGGAT GTATCATCCTGTCAATGTGGAGACATTTGATACGGAAATATACCCAGCATTCTACAATCAAACCATTGGTCCAATACCTGACGAACCACTCTTGGCTCACAAATTGTCAATTCTGTTTATGATTCTCGCCATTGGATCTTTGATGAACCAGGCTCTTCCTGCATACAACCTTGAGGCAGAGAAGTACCATCAGCTGGCCAGGGCGGCGTTGTTCCATCATTCATTCTTCGATATACCAACCATCAACGCCGTCCAAGCACTA TACTTGATGACCCATTATCTCTTCATAGATGAGCGACATGGCACAAGCTCCGGCGCTCGATGGGCTACCATGGGCCTTGCAGTGAAGGTTGCTCAGAGT ATTGGACTTC ATCGGGATAGTGGCAAATGGAAAGTCGATCCCGTGGAAACTGCACGTCGGCGCGAATTGTTCTGGGAATTGTTCACATACGATTCCTGGCAGTCATTTACATTTAGTCGGCCACCCTCCTTCTTTCCCCCGCATCTAGATTGTAAAATGCCGCATTTGGAAAATCCATCTGACGAGCAGAGTT TCAACGCATGGAAACATCGATTTGCGTCCGAATGCATGACTCTACTCCATGATCAAGCTTTCGGCGCTAAAATGCCCACCTATGCAACAGTCTTGCAACTGGACAGAAAGCTTCGTGCATTCCCCGTTCCTCCCATACTTCAAGTTGCCGGGTTCGGCAATTCTGAGCCGCGGCAAGGAGGGTACCCTGACAGCGTGATGCTCACTCTGCAGAGACATATTGTATTGGCTATTCGTGAAATGA ACCTGCTTTATTTGCACAGGAGCTTCTTCGCTCGGGCCATTAGTGATCACCCGAAGGATCCCCTGGGGAGTCCTTATGGGACTTCAGTTATTGCTGCATATCGAAGTGCTGGATCACTAGTCGCCATGATGAGAAATTTGCACACGCAGTTGAAGGAGCCAAGTGAGCGAATGTGGTTTCTGTGGACACATATGTTTTCGTGTTCG ATTATTTTGGGATCTATCGTGACGAGGTGTCCATCCATGAGTCTTGCACCTTCTGCTCTAGTGCAACTAGATTCGGCTTGTGAGCTATTCTCAAAGGCCGCTCGAGGTTTCCGGGCGAATAAAGTTTTG AGCATCATGCTCCATTTGCAAGAAAAGGCCCACTTCAGCTTGGATGAATTTAGACGAGGAAAAGGTTCCCCTTTGACAAGATACAATCCCTCTTCCGGTCCGATTACCCCTGATGCCGACGATGACGAACTGTCTGTCTTGGGTGGGAAAACTCGACTTGTGTCCAAGAAGGAACCGTCCTCTCCGATCTTAATGGAGAGATCACCAGTGTCGCAAAATCCTATTGTTCCTCTGCCTTTGTCCCCTGGACTTCACAACAATTTGCCTGAGAGTGTCCGAGAATATCTGGACTCTTTCAAGGTTCAAGGAGGACAAAgccagcaacaacaatcgGTGTTCAACAACCACTCGTCGAACCACAATTCATTCAACTCCAACCAATATTCTGATGCGTCTGAGATTTCTCCTGTGTCAATGTACGGAATGTCAGCTATGCCGACGTCATTCCAAAGCGAACCTAGTTCCTTCCTTCCTCAGCAGTCAATGCAAAATATGATGCAGGCTGGGCAGGGATCAAGCACAGCAATGGATACGTCAAACAGTCAAAACGAGTCCAACTTCCCGCAGTACTTCCCTGTATATGATTACGGGCTGGCGTCGTCATCAAGTGGGTTCCAGAGGGGAAGCGGCAGCGGTAGTATGTTTACGCAGGATCAGCCGCTTGTTCTGGATACAAGTCCTGGACCAGCACACCGGAAAGCATCGGGTTCACCTGAGGGACACAGTAACATGCAGACAACATGGCTTGACTTTGTGAACACTATGGCTATGCAGTGA
- a CDS encoding GTP-binding protein Rho3 yields MSLCGASSKGASFGRGRPIQRKKVVVCGDGACGKTSLLNVFTRGFFTQVYEPTVFENYVHDIYVDEQVVELSLWDTAALKCDLRDDPVIKERLKRYGTHTVQYEEGLAVARRIRASRYLECSSKHNRGVTEVFYEAARVSLSTRTKGSGDGGCQVM; encoded by the exons ATGTCTCTCTGTGGTGCTTCAAGTAAAGGTGCCTCGTTTGGTCGTGGTCGACCA ATCCAGAGAAAG AAGGTTGTCGTTTGTGGCGATGGTGCCTGCG GCAAAACATCCCTGCTAAATGTCTTCACGCGCGGATTTTTCACTCAAGTCTA TGAACCCACCGTTTTCGAGAACTATGTGCATGATATCTATGTCGATGAGCAAGTGGTGGAGCTCAGTCTATGGGATACGGCTG CACTCAAATGTGATCTACGAGACGATCCGGTGATAAAGGAAAGACTAAAACGCTACGGTACTCATACTGTGCAATACGAGGAAGGATTGGCCGTAGCAAGGCGGATACGAGCATCCCGATATTTGG AATGCAGCTCAAAACATAATCGGGGAGTAACAGAAGTTTTCTACGAAGCTGCTCGAGTGTCACTAAGTACGCGCACCAAAGGCTCAGGGGATGGCGGTTGCCAGGTGATGTAA